From a single uncultured Fusobacterium sp. genomic region:
- the mraY gene encoding phospho-N-acetylmuramoyl-pentapeptide-transferase — MFYLIGEYFQSLQFLKSIYLRSFLAFVVAFVIVLIAGKPFINFLKVKKYGEKIREEGPATHMSKKGTPTMGGVLIILAILITNIVISDISNKIIILLLLSMMGFAGIGFIDDYKKFTVNKKGLSGKKKLLGQGIIAVIVWAFVNYFGLTGDRLIDLSIINPIYAKNMLYIGGIGMLIFVLIILMGTSNAVNITDGLDGLAIMPMVICSAILGVVAYFTGHIELSRHLNLFYIEGSGEITVFLSAVCGAGLGFLWYNFYPAQIFMGDTGSLTLGGILGVVAILLKQELILPIIGGVFVMEALSVIIQVGSFKLRGKRVFKMAPIHHHFELCGLAETKVTMRFWIATLIFGIIALGIIRMRGIL; from the coding sequence ATGTTTTATTTAATAGGAGAGTATTTTCAAAGTTTACAATTTTTAAAATCAATTTATTTAAGAAGTTTTTTAGCTTTTGTAGTAGCATTTGTAATAGTATTAATAGCTGGAAAGCCATTTATTAATTTTTTAAAAGTAAAAAAATATGGCGAAAAGATAAGAGAAGAAGGTCCAGCAACTCATATGTCTAAAAAAGGAACTCCTACAATGGGAGGAGTACTAATAATTTTAGCTATTCTTATTACAAACATAGTAATTTCTGATATAAGTAATAAAATTATAATTTTACTTTTATTAAGTATGATGGGATTTGCAGGAATAGGATTTATAGACGACTATAAAAAATTTACTGTAAATAAAAAAGGACTTTCTGGAAAGAAAAAACTTTTAGGACAAGGAATAATAGCAGTAATTGTTTGGGCTTTTGTAAATTATTTTGGATTAACAGGAGATAGACTTATAGATCTTTCAATTATAAATCCAATATATGCTAAAAATATGTTGTATATTGGTGGAATTGGAATGTTAATTTTTGTTTTAATAATTTTAATGGGAACTTCAAATGCTGTAAATATAACAGATGGATTAGATGGACTAGCAATAATGCCTATGGTAATATGTTCAGCAATTTTAGGAGTAGTTGCATATTTTACAGGACATATAGAATTGAGTAGACACTTAAATCTTTTCTATATAGAGGGATCAGGAGAGATAACAGTATTTTTATCTGCTGTATGTGGAGCAGGATTAGGATTTTTATGGTATAATTTCTATCCAGCACAGATTTTTATGGGAGATACAGGTTCTTTAACATTAGGTGGAATTTTAGGAGTAGTTGCAATACTTTTAAAACAAGAATTAATTTTACCAATAATTGGTGGAGTTTTTGTAATGGAAGCACTTTCAGTAATAATTCAAGTAGGATCTTTTAAATTAAGAGGAAAAAGAGTATTTAAAATGGCTCCAATACATCATCATTTTGAGTTGTGTGGACTTGCAGAAACAAAAGTAACAATGAGATTCTGGATAGCTACTTTAATATTTGGAATAATAGCTCTAGGAATAATAAGAATGAGAGGAATACTTTAA
- the murD gene encoding UDP-N-acetylmuramoyl-L-alanine--D-glutamate ligase has protein sequence MKKVMIFGAGVSGLGAKKLLEHMGYETILVDDKVGISSKEGISYLDEIEFFIKSPGVPYNELVLEAKKKSIKIIDEIELCYEYMIKYNASTKIIAVTGTNGKTTTTTKITELLKFNGYKAEYAGNIGVSFADLLLRDEKLDYIVLELSSFQLENLIDFKPFISMIINLTPDHLARYKNVDEYYDTKFNICKNQDDKEYFILNVDSQEILKRIDLVHGNIIEISQNKKRDCYVKNNRLFWRDEEILDTDKVTLKGKHNLENILFIVSVGKLCGISNEKIREFLYQTKTLEHRMEEFYEYGKMKFINDSKGTNIDSTVFAVEAFDNCVLICGGYDKKLDWDPLITLIKEHTECVYLIGEIGEELNRRLLNQGYNKENIHFLKELKLCLEDIKERFSKDEERIILFSPATSSYDQFKNFEHRGQVFKELVREIFGR, from the coding sequence ATGAAAAAAGTCATGATTTTTGGAGCAGGAGTAAGTGGTTTAGGAGCTAAGAAACTTTTAGAACATATGGGATATGAAACTATTTTAGTAGATGATAAAGTTGGAATTTCTTCAAAGGAAGGAATAAGTTATTTAGATGAGATTGAATTTTTTATAAAGAGTCCAGGAGTTCCATATAATGAGTTAGTTTTAGAAGCTAAAAAAAAATCTATAAAAATTATAGATGAAATTGAATTGTGCTATGAATATATGATAAAATATAATGCTAGCACAAAAATAATTGCTGTTACTGGAACAAATGGAAAAACAACAACAACAACTAAAATAACAGAGTTACTTAAGTTCAATGGATATAAAGCTGAGTATGCTGGAAATATAGGTGTGAGTTTTGCAGATCTTCTTTTAAGAGATGAAAAATTAGATTATATTGTATTAGAATTAAGTTCTTTTCAATTGGAGAATTTAATTGATTTTAAACCTTTCATCTCTATGATAATAAATCTTACTCCAGATCATCTAGCTAGATATAAAAATGTGGATGAATATTATGATACTAAATTTAACATTTGTAAAAATCAAGATGATAAGGAATATTTTATTTTAAATGTTGATTCTCAGGAGATTTTAAAAAGAATAGATTTAGTACATGGAAATATAATAGAGATATCTCAAAATAAGAAAAGAGATTGTTATGTAAAGAATAATAGATTATTTTGGAGAGATGAGGAGATTTTAGATACAGATAAAGTAACTTTAAAAGGAAAACACAATTTAGAAAATATACTATTTATTGTTAGTGTTGGAAAACTTTGTGGAATATCAAATGAGAAGATTAGAGAATTTTTATATCAAACAAAAACATTAGAACATAGAATGGAAGAGTTTTATGAATATGGAAAAATGAAATTTATAAATGATTCAAAGGGAACAAATATTGATTCTACTGTTTTTGCTGTAGAGGCTTTTGATAATTGTGTATTAATTTGTGGTGGTTATGATAAAAAATTAGATTGGGATCCTTTAATAACTCTTATAAAAGAGCATACAGAGTGTGTATATTTAATTGGGGAGATAGGAGAAGAGTTAAATAGAAGACTTTTAAATCAAGGATATAATAAGGAAAATATTCATTTTTTAAAAGAGTTAAAGCTATGTTTAGAAGATATTAAAGAAAGATTTTCTAAAGATGAAGAAAGAATTATACTATTTTCTCCTGCAACTTCAAGTTATGATCAATTTAAAAACTTTGAACATAGAGGACAGGTATTTAAAGAGTTAGTAAGAGAGATTTTTGGTAGGTGA
- the murG gene encoding undecaprenyldiphospho-muramoylpentapeptide beta-N-acetylglucosaminyltransferase translates to MRRLKKVILTTGGTGGHIYPALSVAEGLKKRGIDVLFVGTSIRMEKDIVPKAGFRFIGLDIAPPRTIKNIFGYLKGVIKGIGIVWKEKPDVIIGFGNYISIPVLIGGVLFRKKLYLQEQNANLGGTNKLFYRFAEKIFLAFEKTYDDIPMKYQMKCLVTGNPLREEIYSINCHEERERLKVENNEKILLITGGSLGAKEINDAVLKNWDRILEDKNIRLYWATGEKNYDDIVKNISRTKIQDTVRPYFENMINIMAAADLVVCRAGALTISEIIQLGKPAIVVPYNSIKVGQYANGKLLKDVGAALMYKNSEANLAIEKAFELLENQSELDSMKINIRNLKKENAVEKIIESLDIWRN, encoded by the coding sequence GTGAGAAGATTGAAAAAGGTAATCTTGACGACAGGAGGAACAGGAGGACATATATATCCAGCTCTTTCAGTTGCAGAAGGATTAAAAAAAAGAGGAATAGATGTTCTATTTGTAGGAACTAGTATAAGAATGGAAAAAGATATTGTTCCTAAAGCAGGATTTAGATTTATAGGATTAGATATAGCTCCTCCAAGAACTATAAAAAATATATTTGGTTATTTAAAAGGTGTAATAAAGGGAATAGGTATAGTTTGGAAAGAGAAACCAGATGTCATCATAGGATTTGGAAACTATATCTCTATACCAGTTTTAATAGGTGGAGTTTTATTTAGAAAAAAATTATATTTACAGGAGCAAAATGCAAATTTAGGGGGAACTAATAAGTTATTTTATAGATTTGCTGAAAAAATATTTCTAGCTTTTGAAAAAACTTATGATGATATTCCAATGAAGTATCAGATGAAGTGCTTAGTTACAGGAAATCCTTTAAGAGAGGAAATATATAGTATAAACTGTCATGAAGAGAGAGAAAGATTAAAAGTAGAAAATAATGAGAAAATACTTTTAATAACAGGTGGGAGCTTAGGAGCAAAAGAGATAAATGATGCTGTTTTAAAAAATTGGGATAGAATTTTAGAGGATAAGAATATTAGACTTTATTGGGCTACTGGAGAGAAAAATTATGATGATATTGTAAAAAATATCAGTAGGACAAAAATTCAAGATACAGTTAGACCATATTTTGAAAATATGATAAATATAATGGCAGCAGCAGATTTAGTAGTTTGTAGAGCAGGGGCTTTGACAATTTCTGAGATAATTCAATTGGGAAAACCAGCAATTGTAGTTCCTTATAATTCAATAAAAGTTGGACAATATGCTAATGGAAAACTTTTGAAAGATGTAGGAGCAGCTCTAATGTATAAAAATTCAGAAGCTAATCTTGCTATAGAAAAAGCTTTTGAATTACTAGAAAATCAAAGTGAATTAGACAGTATGAAGATAAATATTAGAAATTTAAAGAAAGAGAATGCTGTAGAGAAAATAATAGAATCTCTTGATATTTGGAGGAATTAA